A segment of the Nostoc sp. TCL26-01 genome:
CTGGGGAATAGTCAATAGTCAATAGTCATTAGTCATTAGTCATTAGCACTCACTCACTCCCGGTGACTGAGCGCAGTCGAAGTACACTCCCTCACTCAGCACTCAGCACTCCCTCACTCCTTCAATTATTCGCTGGAACCAATTCTACATCTGCACAGGAACCACCTGTTAGACGATAATCATCTACTTGCACCCAGCTATCTTGACCTAATGCCCAAAATCCAGTGAAGATATTGTAAGTAGTTTCATTGCCTGTTCTAAAACTCAGAGTTAGAGGTGTGTAGCGAGGTAAGCTGCCAAACTTGATTTCGGAAAACACCTTTTGTCTAGCGTCTCGCACCCCAAAATAACCATCGGTGACATTAGCTGATGTCCGGGCATAGACTGTTAGTTGATACTGGGTATTAGGCTGTAGTCTTACACGCTGACGGATGCCATTCCATCCAGAAGCATTTCGCATCCAGGCATTGTTTCTACCAGAATTACTGTATCCCAATCCGCGATCAATGCCAACTCTACCTTCCCCAATCCAAGGACTACTGACTCTTTGGCTAGTTTGTCCCTCAAAGTTACCACCGTTAAGGGGAGAAGCACAAGAAGCATGAGTTGGAATATAAGAAAAACTGAGAGTAACTGCGGTAGTAATGAATATGGCAATTTTGCTAATTGAGAAATTTTGGCTAGCCATTGAGCTTAATCCCTGAATTCAAGATAATGATGAAACCCGACAAGTACATAATATGTCCGCACAATCAGCTTTATGCAGATTATCAATCAACTTCATCACTCTTTTATAAGTTGTTTTATGCTCACAATTATTGGTTGCGGAAATCTGAATCGTAGTGACGATGCTGTCGGCGTAATTATTGCTCAACGTCTACAAAAATATCTAGCCGAAAATCCTCATGTAAATGTGCGGGTGTACGACTGTGGAACCGCAGGGATGGAGGTAATGTTTCAAGCTAGAGGTAGTACAAAATTAGTCATTATTGATGCCAGTTCTACGGGTTCCGAACCTGGTGCAGTTTTCCAAGTTCCTGGTGCAGAATTAGCAGCCTTACCAGAACCTAGTTATAACTTACATGATTTTCGTTGGGATCATGCCTTAGCTGCTGGACGAAAAATCTTTGAAGATGATTTTCCGCAAGATGTCACAGTTTATTTAATTGAAGCAGCAAATCTTGATTTGGGATTAGAATTAAGTCCCGTGGTGGAAAGTTCTGCTGAGTTAGTTTTTCAGGAAATCGCAGAAATAATTCGTAATGCGTAATTTGTTATCCGTCAGGTATTTTGAGTTTTGATTGGAGGTGTGAGAGTTTGATTTAGTTTTTCTCTCACATCTCTTACATCGTCTGTGTCTCTCCATCAAGCCATATCTCGGTAAACAGATAGTTCGTCTACCCTCATTTCAAATGGTACACCTTGACTGTCTGGAGGACAAACCCGAATCTTGGCGCTGCTGACTATTTGGTTAAGCAATTTTCCCATTGGGACAATTTTTTGCAAAACCCGCCAGTTAGTTACTGGATCTGTACATTCAATTACCAATGTCATAGCATTAGCTTGGGTAGTGACATACCATCGGCAATTAGATAGAAGATTTTGAATTGTGCGATCGCACGCTTCATAAAAGTATTTGCTGATTGAATACTCTAATTGCTGTCTCAGTATAATATCAGCCGATGTTGGCTGTATGGGATGAGAGTCATCACTGTTAAAATAATACCTGTTTCTAGCCATTTTAGTTCACCGTCCTACTCAATTCCAGTCGCCATTGCCTAAGAAACAACTCCAGATGTTTCTTATAATTACTGGGTTGCATCATGATCAAAAGCACCAATCCTCATACATTGAATGCTGCAACAATTGTTACTCAGATAAATTTCTCACCCAGTAACACCAGCTATTGACATGGCAATTCTCTAACTGGTGTATTTAGACATAAAAAAATCATGCACAGCACATTCTCATACCAATTCACAAAAATCCTGATACATATAGCTTACTCGTTGGGTATTGTCCGCCCACCGTTAAAACGGTGGTCTCATAGCTTAAGTCCATTAAAATGGACTCTGATATTCAGTCCTCTTGAGAGGACTTTAGCTATGAGACAGGGATTTACAATCCCTGACGGACTGACGGACTCACGTATTTGTATCATTATTAAAGTGAAATGGTATCAGGTGAAGCCTATCACCTCACCAGCAGTAATCTTTGATTAATGTATCAGTTGATTGAAAATACCTACTTTAATCAAATCTGTGCCTATCTTTGACCCTGGTAATATTGCCTAATGTCGATGCACCGCCAAATAAATTTTTCTTGCCTGGAAATTTTATGTTGGGATTAACTGCTCTAGTACTTGCAAAACATATAAACAATGTTCTGGCAAAATAGACTATTTCCGGAAATGTGTAATTGAGTGTCTATTCTAGACAGTTTGATAGAACTTATTCCTATCCACCATCTCCTCAGCAATATCTCAAGCTGTTTTATTTATATTTCCAACTAGACCTATAATAAACACAATTAATTAAAAAAAAGCATTCTTTAATACTTTTTTTCGGTATAACCTAATTCTCTCATCCATACTTAATTAATTAATAGATGATTGTTAGACAATTATTCTCAAGAGCAAACTTATCAGTAAGGATTCAGGAGTCAGAATACAGGAGTCAGAATAGTTCAAATTCTTATATTTGATAAGTGGTGTTTAATCACCCAATAATTATACGGAGACGTTGCAATGCAACGTCTCTACTATTGCTGATTTGCTGAAGCTTAGTTTTACATCCTCTCTAATACCTGAATACCCAATAAAGATAAACCTAACTGCAAACTTCTGGCGGTCAAATTACACAAAACTAAGCGAGATGTGCGCAATGGTTCTTCTGCATCTAATACCCGGACTCCTTGATGGCGATCGTAAAAAGTATTAAACCGTCTACTCAATTCATACAAGTACTCACATAGACGGTTAGGAAGCAAATCTTGTTCTACAGTACTAATAACTTCACCTAACTGTAATAAGTACTTAGCTAGGGCAAATTCTGTTTCATGCTGCAAGATAACTTTGGCATCATTTCCTAACTCGGCAAAATCAATTCCCCCTTTACGGCTAATTCCTTGAATCCGGGCGTAAGCATACAACATATAAGGTGCTGTGTTACCTTTATCTGATAGCATTTTGTCGTAACTAAAGACATAATTACTAGTGCGATTTTGACTTAAATCGGCATATTTAACAGCACTAATACCTGCTACCTTGGCAACATTGGCTTTAAATTCCTCAGTTTCTTCTCTACCTTCTTCAATAATTTTTGCCTCTAATGTCTCACGGAATCTGAGAATAGCCTCATCTAACAAATCCCGTAATCTGACAGTATCACCGGAACGAGTCTTAAATTTCTTGCCATCTTCCCCCAACACCAAACCGAAGGGAACATGAACCAGTTCCACATCATTAGGAATCCAGTCGGCTTTACGTGCTACTTGGAAAAATTGGGCAAAATGGTTAGCTTGCCCTGCATCAGTGACGTAGATAATCCGTTTAGCATCATCTTGCTGAATCCGGTAACGTAGAGAGGCTAAATCAGTTGTGGCGTAATTATAACCACCATCAGATTTTTGCACAATCAAGGGTAAAGGTTCACCCTCTCGATTGGTAAACCCATCTAAGAAAACACATTTTGCACCTTGGTTTTCTACCAGTAAACCAGACTTGTCTAACTCTTCCACCACTGTTGGTAGTAAAGGGTTATAAAAAGATTCACCTCGTTCGGTTAACTGGACATCCAGCAAGTCATAAATTATCTGAAACTCTCGGCGTGATTGTGCGCACAACAACTTCCAAGCATGGAGTGTATCTTCTGCACCCGCTTGTAATCTCACAACTTCTTGGCGTGCTGTTTCTTGGAAAGCTGCATCTGCATCAAACCGTTGCTTGGCTTGGCGGTAAAAGCTGACTAAATCACCAATATCTAAAGCATTGGCAGTTGTCAAGGCCTCTGGGTAAACTTCTCTTAGGTAAGCAATTAACATCCCAAATTGCGTACCCCAATCACCCACATGATTTAATCGCAAAACATCATGTCCGCGAAACTCCAGAATTCGGGCGATGGAATCACCGATAATTGTGGAACGCAAATGTCCGACGTGCATTTCTTTAGCAATATTCGGACTGGAAAAATCAACAATTTCCCGTTGTGGATGCTTTGTGGTGGGGATTCCTAGCCGGGAATCAGCATGAATGGCGTTAAGTTGTGCTTCTAGGTATGCGGTTTTCAACTTCAGGTTAATAAAACCAGGCCCGGCGATTTCGGGAGTTTCACAGATGTCTGATAAATCTAATTTCTCCACAATAGCAGCTGCGATCGCTCGCGGTTGCTGTCCTAATTTCTTACTCAAGGACAAAGCAACGTTAGCTTGATAATCGCCAAATTTAGGATTACTCGCAGCCACCAAAATCGGATCGACTCCGGCGTAATCAAGACCAAAAGCGTCCACCAAAGCCTGCTCAAGTTTGACTTGTAGTTGTTCTTGTGTAGCGTTCATATATAAATGTTATCTGTTTGAGTGTAAAATGAGCTGCCTAACGGTTGGACTTTCCCCAAGCTTGATTATTTCACTCTAGTAACCTTTAGGGAAGTTAGGGACTTCCAACTAAAAAAATATACAATCGCTTTGGTGAGCAGGGGAAGCAGGGGAGGAAAAATCCAATAGACATCTCCAAAAATTAATTCTGCGTTGCCCGAAATCCTTGTAGAGACGTTGCAATGCAACGTCTCTACTTACGTCATT
Coding sequences within it:
- a CDS encoding hydrogenase maturation protease; protein product: MLTIIGCGNLNRSDDAVGVIIAQRLQKYLAENPHVNVRVYDCGTAGMEVMFQARGSTKLVIIDASSTGSEPGAVFQVPGAELAALPEPSYNLHDFRWDHALAAGRKIFEDDFPQDVTVYLIEAANLDLGLELSPVVESSAELVFQEIAEIIRNA
- the argS gene encoding arginine--tRNA ligase; translated protein: MNATQEQLQVKLEQALVDAFGLDYAGVDPILVAASNPKFGDYQANVALSLSKKLGQQPRAIAAAIVEKLDLSDICETPEIAGPGFINLKLKTAYLEAQLNAIHADSRLGIPTTKHPQREIVDFSSPNIAKEMHVGHLRSTIIGDSIARILEFRGHDVLRLNHVGDWGTQFGMLIAYLREVYPEALTTANALDIGDLVSFYRQAKQRFDADAAFQETARQEVVRLQAGAEDTLHAWKLLCAQSRREFQIIYDLLDVQLTERGESFYNPLLPTVVEELDKSGLLVENQGAKCVFLDGFTNREGEPLPLIVQKSDGGYNYATTDLASLRYRIQQDDAKRIIYVTDAGQANHFAQFFQVARKADWIPNDVELVHVPFGLVLGEDGKKFKTRSGDTVRLRDLLDEAILRFRETLEAKIIEEGREETEEFKANVAKVAGISAVKYADLSQNRTSNYVFSYDKMLSDKGNTAPYMLYAYARIQGISRKGGIDFAELGNDAKVILQHETEFALAKYLLQLGEVISTVEQDLLPNRLCEYLYELSRRFNTFYDRHQGVRVLDAEEPLRTSRLVLCNLTARSLQLGLSLLGIQVLERM